The nucleotide window CAACCTGGCCGTGTCCTTCGGAGGCGGCTCTCTGCGCCCCTACGCGTTCAAGTATCCCAGCCTCTGGCCCTACCTGCTGGCCGGCGCCTACGGCGTCTATTTCCTCTGCTGGTCCGTCCTGGGCCTGCGGCACAGCGTGGCGGACTTCGTCGGATTCTACGGCTGGCATCCCGGGGGCTTCTATCTCATAGGACGCCTGCTCTCGGCGTTCTTCTCGCTGGCGGCCCTGGCCTGGCTTTGGCGCGCCGAGGAGCCGCAGCGCCGGGAGGGACGCGCCCCTTGGGCGGCCTTGCTCCTGGCTTTCGCCCCGGTGGTCAACGAGGCGGCCCATTCCTGCAAGCCCGACATGCTGATGTTCTTCTTCGCCTGCGCGGCCTGGCGCTTCGCCCTGAGGCTGTTCCTTTCGGGTGAGCGACGCGACTGCTGGCTCTGCGGCGCGCTGTTGGGTCTGGCCGCATCCTCGCAGTTCACCGCGGTGCCCGCGGCGCTCCTGCTGCCGCTGGCCTGGGGTCTGGGAGCGCGCCGCCTGCCCGCGCGCTGGCTCGGCGAGGGCCTGGCCTGCGCCGCCGCCGCCTTCTTCGCCGCCTCGCCGTTCATTTTGATCGATTGGCGGAATTTCTGGTTCTGGGCGAGCATGCGCAGCCCGGCCGCGCTCGCCGCCATGGGGGAGTGGAGCCGCGCCGCCGTGGCGCGGCAGGTGGTATCCAACCTGGCGGCTTTCTCCGGGACTTGGTCCGCGGCGAGCGCGGCGGCGCTGCTGGGACTGGCCGTCCTGCTGCGCGCTCAGCCGCGGCGCGCCGCGCTGCTCGGGCTGCCAGTCCTGGCGTATCTCCTGGTGCTCAGCGGCAACCCGGACGGGGGCTGGCCGCGCTACCTCCTGGCCGTCTTGCCGGGCTGGGCCTTCCTGGCGTCGGAAGGTCTGGCGGCGTGCACGCGCGGGCGCGCGGCCTGGACCGGCCTGCTGGCGGCCGCGCTCGCCGTGGGCCCCGGCATCATCCAATGCGCGCGGCAGGACCGCGACATGCGCCTGCCCGACACACGCCAGTTGGCGCGGTCCTGGGTCCTCCAGCATGTCCCTGAGGGCGCGACGCTGATCCTCGACGAGCCCAACGCCTCCCCCGATCTCGCGATGGCGCGCCAGGAGCTT belongs to Elusimicrobiota bacterium and includes:
- a CDS encoding glycosyltransferase family 39 protein, which encodes MTRGLRAAWWLWAALAVAVLLRLAGIHWGLPALFNADEPHLVNLAVSFGGGSLRPYAFKYPSLWPYLLAGAYGVYFLCWSVLGLRHSVADFVGFYGWHPGGFYLIGRLLSAFFSLAALAWLWRAEEPQRREGRAPWAALLLAFAPVVNEAAHSCKPDMLMFFFACAAWRFALRLFLSGERRDCWLCGALLGLAASSQFTAVPAALLLPLAWGLGARRLPARWLGEGLACAAAAFFAASPFILIDWRNFWFWASMRSPAALAAMGEWSRAAVARQVVSNLAAFSGTWSAASAAALLGLAVLLRAQPRRAALLGLPVLAYLLVLSGNPDGGWPRYLLAVLPGWAFLASEGLAACTRGRAAWTGLLAAALAVGPGIIQCARQDRDMRLPDTRQLARSWVLQHVPEGATLILDEPNASPDLAMARQELEELAQRAQASGSPRARLFRGMARAHPGGGYRIYRIQRSARDLGTFHPKQVELSQADAPMVDLRPGLSAARAVKAGWVVTSSFGAVPERSPELAAFFTELFSRARLEASFDPVPGELAGPSFRIYRLGP